In the Oscillospiraceae bacterium genome, CTGTACGGCGGGCGGCTGATGAACCTGCTGGTCTACACGCTGCTGTGTTACGCGGCGCTGCGCAGCGCCAAAAAGTGCCGCCCGGCGTTCTTGGCCGTGATGCTGCTGCCCATGTCGTTGTACATGGGGGCTTCGTTAAGTTACGATGCGGCGTTGTTGGCGTGCTATTATCTGATGCTGGCGCTGCTGACCTGCCCGGAATGGGACAGCCGCACCGCCGCTGTTTACACGGCCGCCTGCGTGTTTGCCAACGGCACCAAGCCCTACATCAACCTGCTGTGGGTGGTGCTGCCGCTGGTGGTCGTGCGCAGGGGCGAGTGGAAAGCCAGACTCAACCGCGCGTGGTACACCGTGGGCACGCTGGCGGGCGCACTGCTGCTGACCCAAATTGTGGAACAATATGGCACGCTGCTTCGTCATAATTACGGCACTATCGCCCGGCAGGGTGGCAGCACCGTCAACGGCGGGGCACAGCTTTTGTTTGTGCTGAAAAATCCGCTGCGTTATATCGCGGTTTTGTTGGGTACACTCTATGAGAATGATGGTTTCCTGGGCCAGCTGGGGCTTTTCGGCTGGAAGGATATGCCCGTCGCGTTCCTCAACCTGACCGGCCCAATGGTGCTGCTGGCTGCCGCGCTGCTCTGCGCCCCGAAGACGAACGCCTTGGGCCGCCGCCGCAACGGCTGGCTGAGCGTGTTCGCCGCCGTCTACGCTGTGGGCGCCATGACCGCCATGTACATCACCTACACGCCGGTGGGCATGGTGCGCATCGTGGGTCTGCAAACGCGGTACTTCCTGCCCGTCTGGTTGCTGCTGGCTGTGGGCGTGGCGGCGCTGATCCGCCGCGCGTTAAAACCGGCCCTGACCGCCGAAAGGGGAGAGGCCCTGGCCCTGCCGCTGTGCGGCTGGTACGCCTTTGCGGGGGCGGTGCTGCTCTTTCAGCATTACTTTATTGGACCTGTCTACGTCATTTATCAATAACTACAGGGGGTGACTTGTACTGTGCTGACCTTGGCCTGGGGGCTGTTCCTGCTGGTTCTGCTGGCGGGTGCCGGTGCGGTGCTGGCCGCCCTTTTGGATTGTGACGCCGCTTTACTGCCGCTGCCGCTGCTCAGCACCGCCGCGCTGGTGCTGTACCCGTTTGGCATGCTGGGCAATCTGCGCATTGGCGCGGCGGCAGCTGTGCTGCTGTTGGGTGCTGCGGTGGTTGTGGGCGTTGTTCGCCTGCGCCCGGCAGGTGTGGGAACGGCGGTGAAAACCGCCCTGACCCGCCCCGGCTTTGCGCTGTTTTTGGGTGGTGCTGCGTTTATCTGGTGCCTGTTTGCCCTGCACCGGCCCATGTTTACCCAGTGGGACGAGTTCACCGCCTGGGGCCTTGCGCCCAAAATGGTGGTGGAGCGCGCCGCGTTTTATGTGGCCGATCCCGTCAACCTGAAAGCCAGCTTTACCTACCCGGCCACCAGCCTGGTGACGTTCTTGTTCCAGCCCTTTGGTTCGTGGGCTGAGTGGGCCTGCCTGGCCGCGCTGGACACCCTGGCTCTGGCCTGTGTGGCGGCAGCTTCGGCTCTGCCTCGCCCGCAGTGGGCGGGGGGCATCCTTGTGTTCGGGACCGGGTTTGTGCTGCCGTTCTTCTTCTCCAACAATCCGGCGGGCAGCTATGCGCCGCAGTATGCCAACGCCATGGCGGACCTGCCGCTGGCGATGCTGTTTGGCGGGGCACTCTGCCTGTATTATTCTGTAGGGCACCGCAGGCGGGCATTCTGGCTGACGGCTCTGCCGCTGATGCTGCTGACCCTGACGAAAGATATTTGCTTTGCCTACGGGCTGATCGCCGCCTTTTTGATCGGCCTTGACCAGTTGGTCACCGCCGATAAACCAATCAAACAATCGTTCCCGCGTGCGTTTCTGCGCGCTGGCGGCCTGGCCGTCTGCGTGGTGGCCACCTTTGCAAGCTGGAGCCGCTACACCGCCGCCGTGACCCCCACGGTGGACACCGGCGCCAGCGTGGGCAGCGCGGGCTTAAGCTACGGCGCGGTGCTGACGGGCGGCGTAAAGCAGCTGCTGGGCATTGGCCGCGATGACAAGTTTGCGCAAATTATGGCCGCCATGGGGAATGCTTTCTTCACCCGGCGCATCTGCCTGCTGGGCGGCGGCATCATGGCGGTGGCGGTTATTACCATGGTCGCAGCAGCGGCGTTTTTTGCCGCCGAAAAAGGCCCGGCCCGCCGCCGTGTACTGATGGCGCATCTGGCATTCGCGTTCTGCTTCGCCGCGCTGTATGCGTTCCACCTCATTTTGTATTACTACAATTTCTCGGACGTGGAGGGCCTGGCCCTCAAGGACTACGACCGCTATTTAAGCCCCTACTACCAGGCGTGGATGCTGGCTATGCTCTGTCTGCTGGCCCGCAGTGCTGCCGCCCGGTGGAGCCGCTGTGTGCTGGCCTGTGCGGCCGCCGCTGTGGTGGGTATCTTCTGCTGGCGGGGCATCCCGGCGGCAGGCTTCTGGTCGGATGCCGACAGCCTGTACACCCTGCGTGCTGACGTGCAAGACCGCGCTGACACGATGAATACGGTGCTGGATTGGCCCGACCGTGTGCTGGTGCTGAGCCAGGGTGACGACGCCACCCGCTGGTACTACTACCGCTACGAGCTGACGGCCCAGGTGGTCAACGGCTTCGGCGGCTTTTACGGTCGTTTGGGCGAGACCCAGGATCGCTGGGACAGCGACTTTATGAACCTGGTCGAAAGCGAAAATTGGACGCTGTACGACTATAAAGCCGTCTGCGTGCCCGCCACGCTGGTGGCCTATATGCAGGAGAAAGACTGCGATTATCTGCTCATTGACCGTGCCGATGACTACCTGCAGCGGGAGTTCAGCCCCTATTTTGAGGGCGGCTTGACCGCTGACATGCCCGCGACCCTCTACCACTTTGAGGGCGCAGACGCCGCCGTGCCCTTTACGCTGGCCGCGGTGGCAGAAAGCGGGGTGGAATAATGCAGAAAAAAGCGCTCTTCAACCCGCGTCAAACGCTGGTGCTGGCTTACCTGCTGGCGGTGGTGCTGTGGCTGGTGCGCTGCCTGGCGGGCAGTGCCGTGATGCTGAACTACAAAATGCAGGGCAAAATGCCCCAGGTCACGCTGGCACCGGACGAGCTTACCACCGAGAGTTTTGCCGCCTATTCCAGCAACGAGTGGTGGACCGCCCCGGACGACGATCCCAACTGGTATCTTTCTACCGACAGCGACCCCCACATCTACTGGCAGGGGCAGGGTTATATTGAAACAGTGGAGCTGGATGCTGCGCACCGCCTGCCCCCGGGTGGCGTGGCGCTGTACTATCTCAAGCCCGGCCAGACCGACTACACCGAGGCGCAGAAAGTCTACGCCAAAGTCACTGCCTCCGGCGTGTACACGTTCGATCTGGGCGACCAGTGGGTCACGGGCCTGCGCATCGACCCCGACAGCGTAGGCGGCGTGCCGACGCTTTTCACTGGTGTGACGCTGAACCCGGACACCCCGTGGTATCTGCGCTTTATCCCCGCCGCCGGCCAACTGCTGGCACTGCTGTTTGTCCCCGCGTTTGTTGCGGGAGTGTTTTGTTCCTTCTTTGAAAAGAAGGGACCGAAGAAACTTGCAACATAATAAAGCAAAAATAGGGATAAGCGGCATCTGTAGGGGCGCACACTGTGCGCCCGCCAACCTCGCGGCAGTGCAAACACACGCGGGCAAACAATGTTCGCCCCTGCAACCATTCCCTGCCTCGCTTTCCCCGCGTCATCGCAACTTACCCCCAACCACAAAACGGTATTTTATATTAAAATTCTTTTGGTTCCTTTTCTTATAAGAAAAGGAACAGACAAGGATAAGCAATGGAAATTCTCTGCGTAATGGCAGCGCTGGCGGCGCTGTTTTTGGGTAGCGCCGCGCTCACGCTCAAAGCGCGGGTCCCGGCCGGGCTGGCCCCGCTGGTAACGCTGTCCTGCATCGTGGCGGTGCTTACGCTGGCCGGTATGGCCGGGATGCTGTACCCCGCCGCCTGGGCTGTGTACGCCCTGTGTGCGGCAGGCGGCGTGTGGGCGCTGCTGCCGCCGAAAGAGGGAAAAAAGCGCTACTACGCGCAATTGGCAACGCCTGGCAGCGTAATCTTCTGGGCGCTGGCATTGGCCTTTGCCGTGTACTTCTTCGTGCGCCAGCCCATGGCCACGGTGTCCGATGAATTCTCCCTCTGGGCCACCGCCGTCAAAGTCACCAAGGTGGATAACAGCCTGTACTCCACCGCCTCGCTGGGCACGCCCTGGGCGGTGACGCAGAACCCAGGCCTGCCGCTGCTCAGCTACTTTTTCCAGTTCTTTGGCCGGTATGCAGACTGGAAAATCTATCTCGCCTACGATGTATTGTTCTTTGCCGTGTATGCCGCCGTGCTCAGCGTCCTGCCGTGGAAGCAGTGGCGTGTGGCCGTGCCCATGGCTGCGGTGCTGTGGGTCACGCCGTTTTTCTTCACGGTGTACAATCACACCATCTACCTGACTACCGTCTACCTGTCGTCCTACGGCGATATCCCGGCCGGGTTGGTGTTCGGCAGTGCGGTGGCTGTGTGGCTGGCCCTGCGCCAACAGGATGGCCCCCGCTGGGCTGTGCTGCCGGTGCTGGCCCTGGCCGCAAACTTAAAAGCCAATGACTTTGTGCTGTCGCTGGCAGCTGCCGGGCTGATCGCCGTGGACGCCTGGCTGTTCTGTGATGGTAAATTCAAGCAGGGCCTTGCCCGCCGTACAGGCTTTGCCGTGGCCTGCTTTGCCGCGCCCATGGCTGTGTATTATTTGTGGAACGTCTGCTACGTAGGCTGGCTCGTCAGCCGCAACGCCAGCGAGGGCGGTGTCGGTGAGACGACTGCCTCGATGGGTGCAGTGGTCATCAACGGCATCAAGATTCTGCTGGGTCGGCCCGTCACCGGCTTTTTTGCCGAGCGCGAACCCCAGTTCCGCCAGGCGATGGCCGATATGGGCCACCAGTTCTGGACCAGCGACGGCAAACTGGGCATGATCGGTCAGGGCCGCAACATCGTGGTGCTGATTGCCGTTGTGTTTGTGGTGGCACTGGCCACGGCCGGTTCCCGCCGTCTGCGGCTGCGCATCGGCAGCATGGGTGTGCTGTCCGCTGTCTGCTTTTTGGGGTATAACCTCGAACTGGCGCTTAGCTACGGTTTTATCTTTAAGCCGTTCCAGGCGGAGCGGCTGGAAGATTATAACCGTTATATCGAAAGCTATTACATTGGTTGGTTCCTGATGGCGCTGGCTTGTCTGATGATTGCTTTGCAGCCACAGCTGGAGACGGTCAGTAAAGTCAACGGCCCCACGGCTGCTTTTACCACCAGCCGCTATGCCCCCAAGCGCCCGCTGGCGGCGCAGGGCATTGTGTTGCTGCTGGCCGTTGCCATGCTGGTGCGGCAGAATCATATCGTGCTGCCGCAGCTCAGCGTACTGGGCTTTGCGGACAGCGAATTTGCCGACCGCAAGCAGGCTCGTGCCGAGGCCGAGTACGTCTGCGAGAATTTGCAGCCCGACGACCGTGTGTTCTACGTCAGTCAGGGCGATAACGGCGAGGGCTGGTTCAGCGCCGTGTTTGATTTTTACCCGGTGCTGGTAGATTACTCCGGCATTATGTCTGAAATGAACGGCGGTGGCGGTACGTTTGGTCTGCCGGAACTCAAGCCCGACGAGGGCGTAAAAGCAACCTATTATCACGCTTTTACGGCAGATGAACTGGATGCCATCGTGCGCGGCAACGGCTGCACGGTGTTGTACATCCAAAAACTGGACGATATTTTTGTGCAAAGTTACAGCGACCTGTTTACGGATAAATTGGCCGCCGCCCAGGCAGGGGAGACCCTGCTGTACCGCGTGACCGATGCGGGCTATGCCCCGGTGGAAATGCAAGGGGGTGCCGCATGAAACGGTTGAAAACTTTCTTCGCCCGCCGCGGCGCGGTGCCTGCGGCCTGTTACATTTTGGCGGTGGCCGTCTGGCTGGTGCTGAGCCTGGCCCATGCTGGCAGCGATGCCCTGGCCAAGGCCCAGGGGCGCATGACCGAGCAGATCATCCCGGTGCAGAGCTGGCAGTTGGTGGGCCTGGAACCCGCCGAGAAGCAGGCGACAGCGGAGTCGGCCCTGACCCTGACCACCACCAACGGTGACCCGCAGATGATTTTGGAGGATGTCTCCGGCCAGGTGGTGCGCACGCTGAGCTACACGGTAACGTTTGATGGCGACGCCCGTGAGATGTGCCTGTATTACACCACGAAAGTGGGCGAGGATTACAGCCAGGATCGCCGCGTGTTCCCGCAGAACCTTGGCAACGGCCAGTACTTGTACACGCTGCCCCGCACGAGCATTGCGGCATTGCGCCTGGACCCCTGCAGCCCGGACGAGAACAAGACGGTGGATCTGACCTTTGCCTCGGCGACCCTGACCCTGAACGCCGCCTCGACTCTGCCCGCCTGGTGGCAGTACCTTGTCCCCACCTGGTATCAAACCTTCTGCCTCATCCTCTACCCCGCCCTGTGCGCGTCGGCGGTCAGCCTGATTCGTTCCTTCTTTGCAAAGAAGGAACCGAAGAAACTCTAAGGCAATACCGCACAATTCCCGCCTGACGGCTTAAGCACCGCTCCGGCGGCTGCGGCACGGCATCTGCGTTACCAAAATGCTCGATAATACACAAAGTATTATCTGCGCTTTTGGCTTAGCAGCTGCCGCACCTCGCTCGCCGTATCGGCACTTAGAATTATGCGGTATTGCCCTAAACAAAAATGGGAGATACGGTCGCAGACCGTATCTCCCATTTTTAATTTAAAGTTCTTTTGGTTCCTTTTCTTTCAAGAAAAGGGGCAAATCAGGTCACCTTCAGCGCGCGCTGGATGCGGTAGATGAGGTAGCGAAACAGGCCGACAATTAAACTGCACTCGACCCAGATGTAGTTGGGCAGGTTTTTCCAATGGAACTTCGGCTTGTTCAGCTTCGGCAGGGCTACCCAGGCTTCGTGGAAGCCTTTCGCATAATCGTTGCCGAACCCACGGAACCGGAACATCACCACTTTCAGCAGATACCCCAGCACCATCGGGATCAGGTTCAGCAGCATCATCACCAACGGCTGGTTCTTGTAGGGCAGCAGGATGCTGTTCCGTCCGCTCTGGATGCTCTTGAACGGATTGTACCGCACCGCACCCGTTGTGGCACCGCAGATGTGCCGGCACCGCGCCGTTGGGCAATAAACGTTCTTGTAACCAAAGTTGTTCGCGCGCCAGCTCAGGTCCACGTCCTCATAATAGGCAAAAAACAATTCGTCAAAAACGCCGATTTTATCCAAAATGGATTTTCTGTACAGCGCCGCGCCGCCGCATGCACTGAAGATGCGGCAGGGTTTTGTGTATCGGCTTGCCTTCAGGCCGTCGCCGCGCTTGCAGGCAAACCCCAAAATAGTCACGTAATCGCCCGCATCATCGGCAAGTTCCGGCTCGTAAAAGCGCAGCATCAGGCTGCTGACGGCAAAGATCTTGGGGTCGGCCTCAGCAGTGCGGAGCAGTTCCGCCAGCCAGGTCGGCTCGGCAAAGGCGTCGTTGTTGAACAGAGCCATGTACTCGCCTTTGGCAATGGCTATGCCCTGGTTGACGGCGTGGGAAAAACCGGTATTCTCGGCGTTTTCAATCAGGGTGTAGCGGTCGCGGCCGCAATAGCTGCGGGCAATCTCCAGGCTTTCATCCGTGGAGCCATTGTCAATGACGATCAGTTCAAAATCCTGCTCGGTCTGTGCCCAGATGGACTCGATGGAGTCACGCAGCCAGCCTGCACCGTTCAGGTTTGGGATAATGACACTTGCTTTCATACGGCCTCCTTAGCGCAGGGCGTAGTACAGGCTGTGGGAAACGGCCGCCAGGCTCAGCGCACCGATCAAAAACAGCAGCGCAAAGATAACCGCGATGATGAGCGTGCGGACCAGATAAGCACGGGCCAGGCGCTTGCGGGCACTGTCCGGGCCGCCGGAAAAGCTCCACACCAGCATCATGATAAAGCCTACCAGAGGGATGGCAAAGATGACCAGCGTGCCCAGCGTGCTGCCAAAGCCCAGGGCCGGAACATCCTGCTCCGGGGCGTCCTCAGCCGGGTGATACTGCGGGGCGGCAGGCCCGGTGGGGGCTGCTGCTGCGGGGGCGGGCTGGATGTGGGCAGCACCGCATTTGGGGCAGCGGTCTTCGCCGGGATGGGCCAGGCGGCCGCAGTTTTTGCAAAAGTACATAACGTCCTCTTTCGTTAAAATGCCAGATTGCGGTCCAGCTGGGTGTTCAGGATGATCTGGGTGTTGGTGGAACCCATCTTCTGCATCTTGGTCAGCAGATGCTCCAGTGCGTCGATGTCGGTGCAGCTTACCTTAATAATAAAATTGTAACTGCCTGTCACGCGGAAGCACTGCAAGACCTGGGACTCCTGCTCGATCATCGCCAGGAAGCTGGCGCGGGTGGCGGCATCCACCAAAACAGAGATGAGCGCCTCCACACGGGCGGGGGCGCCGGGGTTGCGCAGCACCACTGTGTAGCCGCCGATGATACCCTCCTGCTCCAGCCGATGGATGCGGCTGGACACGGCCGGGCTGGTCAGACTGACCTTCTGTGCAATGTCTTTGACGGGCATACGTGCATTTTCGGATAAAAGTTGTACGATTTTATGGTCTAGATCGTCCATGGGATGACTCCTCTTACAAAGTTTTGTATAATGCGCACAAAAAAATAAAATGAAGAAAAGCGCCGTTGTGAGGTTTGACAAAATAGGAAAAGTGTGATTTTTTCGGCGACAACTAAATATAATTAAGCATTTACTGGTTTATTATAATGTTTTTAAAAACAAATTGCAAGGGGGACGTTTGACAAATTAAGGAAAAAGACTATAATAATAGCTGTAATCAATCAAGCGACGCATCAATATGGCGATGCATAAATTTACGACATTCACTGACCTTTATATACTTTCCCACCCCTCTATGCACAAAAGCCCGCAGATTTTCTGCGGGCTTTTGTGTTTGTATTAAACAAACATCTCTGCACTTCTCGGCGGCAATTTCGGCACCGCCGGCAAGGGCGCGGCTGCCGCCCGCCAGGCGGCAGGGGATACCCCCACCTCCCGTTTAAACACCCGGCACAAATAGTTCGCCCCCGAAAACCCCGTCATCCCGGCAATCATCTCCAAATTGTACTCGTCGCTCAAAAGCAGTGCCTTCACGGCCTCAATGCGCACATTGGTCAGGTACTTCCCAGGCGACACGCCGATCTCCTGCTTGAACGTCCGTACCAGGTGGCTCTTCGTCACGCCCAGCTGTTCGCTCAATTCCTCCACGCCGTACAGTGCCATGTAATTCTGCCGGATGGCCGCCACCGCCTCGGCCACCAGCGGCGGCAGGGGGCGGGCTGTCTCATCCGCCTTGCCCAGGGCGCACAGCAGGCCGTAGGCCAGGGGGGCACTGCCGCAGCCGTGCAGCTGGGCGATCAGCTCCGCCGCGCCGGGACAGGCCGCGCCATCGGCCCAGCAGGGCGTGCCCATACTTAGTAGGTAGGCGTCGGCACACAGGCCGGTCAGCCGCACGGCCACCAGGTGGCAATCGGTCTGCGGCGTCAGCGCCAGCGGGGAGGGACCTAACAGAATATCCCCGCTCTGCCCCGGCCGGGCCAGACCTTCCAACAGGCACTCCCCGCGGGAAAGAACCCCTGCCCACAGCCCGGCGCCAGCCAGTGTGACGGCATCCTTTCCGTCCAGTTCGCGGGTCTCGGCAGCGGTGCAGTAAATTTCTGGGTCAAATATCAATTTCAACACCTCTATATCAATAAAATGCTATTTTCAAACCAATTGTAACCTGTTATTATAGTCTTGTCAAGAAAGACAGCCCCCTCTACCCGGGCTGCAAACCACTGTAAATAACTGGAGGATACGTATTATGGCTTCCATTAGCTGCCGTCACGTTAAGAAAGTTTATCCCGGCAATGTTGTTGCTGTTCCTGATTTCAGCCTCGAGAT is a window encoding:
- a CDS encoding DUF2142 domain-containing protein, with translation MLGLCAVAGVIVSYYWRVFYGLDARGVPPLQITGLCVVLALAAGAAALLLRHCKDFAKRGACCILLCGALFAFANPPLQTPDETDHYLRTYAISMGRFDFDAKRSYPEDVNELMDAFPGAWVNAHTSAGLGTDPDTNAEQPYNTAGYALKQYGKDGRVESIWDSFTQYINWEKRDSAADSVAEPISFLILPFLPGALGMALARLFGFGALGCLYGGRLMNLLVYTLLCYAALRSAKKCRPAFLAVMLLPMSLYMGASLSYDAALLACYYLMLALLTCPEWDSRTAAVYTAACVFANGTKPYINLLWVVLPLVVVRRGEWKARLNRAWYTVGTLAGALLLTQIVEQYGTLLRHNYGTIARQGGSTVNGGAQLLFVLKNPLRYIAVLLGTLYENDGFLGQLGLFGWKDMPVAFLNLTGPMVLLAAALLCAPKTNALGRRRNGWLSVFAAVYAVGAMTAMYITYTPVGMVRIVGLQTRYFLPVWLLLAVGVAALIRRALKPALTAERGEALALPLCGWYAFAGAVLLFQHYFIGPVYVIYQ
- a CDS encoding glycosyltransferase family 2 protein yields the protein MKASVIIPNLNGAGWLRDSIESIWAQTEQDFELIVIDNGSTDESLEIARSYCGRDRYTLIENAENTGFSHAVNQGIAIAKGEYMALFNNDAFAEPTWLAELLRTAEADPKIFAVSSLMLRFYEPELADDAGDYVTILGFACKRGDGLKASRYTKPCRIFSACGGAALYRKSILDKIGVFDELFFAYYEDVDLSWRANNFGYKNVYCPTARCRHICGATTGAVRYNPFKSIQSGRNSILLPYKNQPLVMMLLNLIPMVLGYLLKVVMFRFRGFGNDYAKGFHEAWVALPKLNKPKFHWKNLPNYIWVECSLIVGLFRYLIYRIQRALKVT
- a CDS encoding zinc ribbon domain-containing protein encodes the protein MYFCKNCGRLAHPGEDRCPKCGAAHIQPAPAAAAPTGPAAPQYHPAEDAPEQDVPALGFGSTLGTLVIFAIPLVGFIMMLVWSFSGGPDSARKRLARAYLVRTLIIAVIFALLFLIGALSLAAVSHSLYYALR
- a CDS encoding Lrp/AsnC family transcriptional regulator, which gives rise to MDDLDHKIVQLLSENARMPVKDIAQKVSLTSPAVSSRIHRLEQEGIIGGYTVVLRNPGAPARVEALISVLVDAATRASFLAMIEQESQVLQCFRVTGSYNFIIKVSCTDIDALEHLLTKMQKMGSTNTQIILNTQLDRNLAF
- a CDS encoding AraC family transcriptional regulator, whose protein sequence is MIFDPEIYCTAAETRELDGKDAVTLAGAGLWAGVLSRGECLLEGLARPGQSGDILLGPSPLALTPQTDCHLVAVRLTGLCADAYLLSMGTPCWADGAACPGAAELIAQLHGCGSAPLAYGLLCALGKADETARPLPPLVAEAVAAIRQNYMALYGVEELSEQLGVTKSHLVRTFKQEIGVSPGKYLTNVRIEAVKALLLSDEYNLEMIAGMTGFSGANYLCRVFKREVGVSPAAWRAAAAPLPAVPKLPPRSAEMFV